One Osmerus eperlanus chromosome 16, fOsmEpe2.1, whole genome shotgun sequence DNA segment encodes these proteins:
- the efr3a gene encoding protein EFR3 homolog A, whose amino-acid sequence MPAGVCGCCGPLRPRYKRLVDNIFPEDPKDGLVKSDMEKLTFYAVSAPEKLDRIGAYLAERLSRDVVRHRYGYVVIAMEALDQLLMACHSQSIKPFVESFLHMVAKLLESREPDLQVLGTNSFVKFANIEEDTPSYHRRYDFFVSQFSAMCHSTHEDQEVRTRRGRTSGEAGPQVRPDLRVGHPSTPSVSGQEGEENPASLAESCFRELLGRAAYGNMNNAVRPVLVHLDNHRLWDPNEFAVSCFRIIMYSIQAQHSHHVIQQVLGHLDAHNKNTPRVRAGIVQVLLETVAIAAKGSVGPTVLEVFNTLLKHLRMSVDFEMGETSRRSSAVSNSSGGRPKEHEERIVQNAIIQTIGFFGGNLPDYQRAEVMMFIMGKVPVYGTPCHTLDTVQIGHQGTKRIQAMLLSSLIMVTSGFKSKSMAAALPHPFLDPLFSISLMEDSELRQLVLEILHNIIDRHDNRAKLRGIRIIPNVAALKIKREKISKQDVGFMKKHGQQLYRHIYLGCKEEDNGHKSFELLFTALALLTIELANEEVVVDLIRLAIALQDMSLANEENLPMFIRCGIMALVAAYLNFLSQMIANPPFCQHVSKVIELRNLEAPYLLPEHIFREKCPFPGSLEKEERALYFQTADLAECLAGPGYNVERFTIPYVPQVTDEDRLSRRKSFVDTISLQVDILPNSLPDKSELAEEITFETLKKAIDTTGLEEQEKEKRRQVMEKFQKAPFEEIAAHCESKANMLHDRLAQIFELTIRPPPSPSGMVSISAGHTQNQSVPVYEMKFPDLCVY is encoded by the exons gtgtgtgtggttgctgtGGTCCCCTGAGGCCCAGGTACAAACGTCTTGTGGACAACATTTTCCCAGAGGACCCCAAA GACGGCCTGGTCAAGTCGGACATGGAGAAGCTCACCTTCTACGCCGTGTCGGCCCCCGAGAAGTTGGACCGCATCGGGGCCTACCTGGCCGAGAGGCTCAGCCGAGATGTGGTCCGCCATCGCTACGG CTACGTGGTAATCGCCATGGAGGCCCTGGACCAGCTGCTGATGGCCTGCCACTCCCAGAGCATCAAGCCCTTCGTGGAGAGCTTCCTCCATATGGTGGCCAAGCTGCTGGAGTCCAGAGAGCCCGACCTCCAGGTCCTGGGGACTAACTCG TTCGTCAAGTTCGCAAACATCGAGGAGGACACGCCGTCCTATCACCGCCGCTACGACTTCTTCGTGTCGCAGTTCAGCGCCATGTGCCACTCCACACACGAGGACCAGGAGGTCAGGACGAG GAGAGGCCGGACCTCAGGAGAGGCCGGACCTCAGGTGAGGCCGGACCTCAG ggtgggGCACCCCAGCACCCCATCAGTGTCcgggcaggagggggaagagaaccCTGCCTCTCTGGCAGAGAGCTGCTTCAGAGAGCTGCTGGGCCGAGCCGCCTACGGCAACATGAACAACGCCGTCCGACCCGTACTAGT GCACCTCGACAACCACCGCTTGTGGGACCCCAACGAGTTTGCTGTCTCCTGCTTCCGGATCATCATGTACTCCATCCAG gcCCAGCACTCCCACCATGTCATCCAGCAGGTCCTGGGTCACCTGGACGCTCACAACAAGAACACCCCTCGCGTCCGTGCCGGCATCGTGCAGGTCCTCCTGGAAACGGTCGCCATAGCAGCCAAAGGTTCCGTGG gccccACGGTGCTGGAGGTGTTCAACACCCTGCTGAAGCACCTGAGGATGAGCGTGGACTTTGAGATGGGAGAGACGTCCAGACGCAGCTCTGCCGTCAGCAACTCGTCCGGCGGCCGCCCCAAGGAGCACGAGGAGCGCATCGTCCAGAACGCCATCATCCAGACCATCG GCTTCTTTGGTGGTAACCTACCAGACTACCAGCGGGCAGAGGTGATGATGTTCATCATGGGCAAGGTGCCCGTCTACGGCACCCCCTGCCACACCCTGGACACGGTCCAGATCGG GCACCAAGGCACCAAGCGTATCCAGGCCATGCTTCTGAGCTCTCTCATCATG GTGACCTCTGGCTTCAAGTCCAAGAGCATGGCGGccgccctcccccatcccttcctggaccccctcttctccatctccctgatGGAGGACAGCGAGCTACGCCAGCTGGTGCTCGAGATCCTGCACAACATCATCGATCGCCACGACAACCGCGCCAAGCTGAGGGGCATCAG GATCATTCCTAACGTGGCGGCCCTGAAGATCAAGAGGGAGAAGATATCCAAACAAGATGTTGGCTTCATGAAAAAG CACGGCCAGCAGCTCTACCGTCACATCTACCTGGGCTGCAAGGAGGAAGACAACGGCCACAAGAGCTTCGAGCTTCTCTTCACGGCTCTGGCCTTGTTGACCATCGAGCTGGCTaacgaggaggtggtggtggacctCATTCGCCTGGCCATCGCTCTGCAG GACATGTCGCTGGCCAATGAGGAGAACTTGCCCATGTTCATCCGTTGTGGCATCATGGCTCTGGTGGCGGCCTACCTCAACTTCCTGAGCCAGATGATCGCCAACCCACCCTTCTGTCAGCACGTCAGCAAG GTCATTGAGTTGAGGAACCTGGAGGCTCCTTACCTGCTCCCTGAGCACATCTTCAGAGAGAAGTGTCC GTTTCCCGGCtccctggagaaggaggagcgaGCGCTGTATTTCCAGACGGCTGACCTGGCTGAGTGTCTGGCAGGACCGGGCTACAACGTGGAGCGTTTCACCATCCCGTATGTGCCTCAGGTCACAG ATGAAGACCGCCTCAGCAGGAGAAAGAGTTTCGTCGACACCATCTCTCTACAAGTGGACATCCTCCCCAACAGTCTCCCAGACAAG TCTGAATTGGCTGAGGAGATTACCTTTGAGACCTTGAAAAAAGCCATTG ACACCACAGGgttagaggagcaggagaaggagaagagacgtCAGGTGATGGAGAAGTTCCAGAAGGCTCCGTTTGAGGAGATTGCCGCTCACTGCGAGTCCAAG GCCAACATGTTGCATGACAGGCTGGCTCAAATCTTCGAGCTCACAATTAG GCCCCCCCCCAGTCCTTCAGGGATGGTGTCTATCTCGGCCGGCCACACCCAGAACCAGTCTGTGCCCGTGTACGAGATGAAATTCCCAGACTTGTGTGTCTACTAG